The Longimicrobiaceae bacterium sequence AGATGCCGGCGATCACCAGCCCGCCGATGCCCGCCGGCAGGCCTTCCACGATGAAGCGGGGGAAGATCTCGTCCGGCGTGGCGAACGCGCGGCCGTGGTAGAAGGCGAAGAGGCCCGCGCCGGCGAACAGGAAGAGCGAGAACATCGCCAGCACCGCCACGCCGCTCGCCACCAGCGCCTTGCGCGCATCTCCCAGCGACCGCGCGGCCAGCAGCCGCTGCACGATCACGTGGTCCACGCCGTGGGACGCCATCGACAGGAAGGCGCCGCCCACCACGCCGGTCGCGATCCACTTCGGGTCCGCGAAACCGCCGCTCCAGTGCACGATCCGCAGCTTGTGCGTGGTCTCCGCCGCGGATACGACGTCGTGCCAGCCGTGCGGGAGCAGGCCCAGGAGCGCGACCACGGCCGCCACGGCGCCGCCCAGAAAGACGACCATCTGCACCACGTCCACCCACACCACCGCCCGCAGCCCGCCGAAGTACGTGTAGACCAGCGTCACCACGCCGGTGAGCACGATGGCCTGCCAGTACGGGAGCCCGGTGACCAGCTTGAGCGGGATGGCCGATGCGAAGAGTCGCACGCTGCTTCCAAGCGAGCGCGTGACCAGGAAGATGAGAGATGCGAAGCGGCGCGTGAGCGGCCCGAACCGGCGTTCCAGCAGCGCGTACGCCGTGTCCAGCTCGCCGCGGAAGTAGCCGGGCAGAAGGATGGCGGCGACGGCGATGCGGCCGATCAGGTAACCGAACGCGAGCTGCACCATCCACAGGTCACTCGTGTACGCGGTGGCGGGCACGCTGATGAACGTCAGCACGCTAGTCTCGGTCGCGATCACCGAGAAGCAGACGGCCCACCACGGGATCGACCTGTCGGCCAGGAAGTAGTCGCGGGCGTCCTTCTGCCGGCGGCCCAGCCACGTGCCGAAGAGCGTGACACCGGCCATGTACGCGACCAGCAGCGCCACGTCGAACGCCGCGAAGGAGCCCATCTACCGCCGCCCGCCCGGTGCCGTCATCGTCCGCCGCCACGTTGGGTGGATGTTGGATGGCGGAGCACGTCCGTCCGCGCTCCGCCGCTCGTCAAAGTATCGCGCCCGCATATGCGAATCCAGCATCGCGGGCTCGGGAGATGAGGTGCGGGCGATGAACGGCGGGGGATCAGGGGGTCTGTCGAGGCAGGGACGGAGGTGCGGGGCCGATGCTTGGACGACCTGGGAGGGATGCGGACCTCTCTCAGAAAATTTCGATGTCGGCGCCTCTGCGATCCGGACATCAGGGCAAAGCCGGGTGGGCGGCGGGGCCGTTGCCGCTGCGCCTGTGTGGGCCGGAGGAAGCCCGTGGAAACGGAGGATGGCTATCGGTTCGCGGTGGATGAGTTCGCTGGGAGGATCTTCTGTTCGGCTAGGAAGGCGCCGACGTCGGCTATGATGTCGCGGACGGCGTCGTCGGTGAAGCGGCCGTGGAGGCCGCCGGGGACGGTGTGGAGGCGGTTCGGCACGCCGGCGGCGGTGAGAGCCGCGTGGAGCTGCTGCGACTGCGCGTACGGCACCGTGGGATCCGCGTCGCCGTGCACGATGAGCACGGGTGGCAGGCCGGGGCGCACGTAGCGCAGGGGAGAGAGGCGCCGCCCCATCTCCTCGCCCGCCGCGCCGTCTCCGAGCCAGACGCGCGTCTTCTCGCTCTTGGCCGCGAAGCCCGGCACGTCCGCCGGTCCGTAGTAGTCCAGTACCGCGGCGATGTGCGGCACGTCGAGGCACTGCGGCAGGTCCACGTCGTTGCGCGCGGGCAGCATGGCCGTCATCAGCGCGAGCTGGCCGCCGGCGGACGTGCCGTACGCCACGATGCGCTCGGGGTCGAAGCCGAAGCGCGCCGCGTTCACCTTCACCCACGCCATCGCGCAGCGCGCATCCTGCACCGCCGCGGGCGCCCGCGCCACGTCCGACAGCCGGTAATCCACCGACACGACCGAGAAGCCCAACTCCAGGAAGCCGCGGAACGACGAGGCCGCCTTGGGACGCGCGCCCGTCGTCCACGAGCCGCCGTGGAAATAGACCAGCACCGGCGCGGGCGACGCAGCGCTGCTCCGGTACACGTCCAGCCGCGCGTTCACCGTGTCCGCCGCCGTGTACGCGATGCTGCGGAGCTCCGCAGGCGGCGCCATCTGCGCCCTGATCGGAGCCGCGGAGAACAGCAGCGCAAGTCCCAGCAGTCGCTTCATCTTCAGTCCTCGTCGCCTGTGGTCGATGGAAGTCACGACGCCGATCTCTATCCATGCGTCATCCTGTCTCCACGGCTGCGCGGACGCGAGTGACAGACGACGCGGGATGGAGGACGGAAGATGAACATACGGACGACCGTCTCGGATTCGCTACGATCCCCGCAGCGGCCATTCCGCCGAACCGCGGCTCCTCGGCGGAGGTGCAGCGAAGGCCGCCTCCGTCGATCCGGGAGGCGGCCTGCGTCTCGAAATCTCGTCATCTCCGGTCTGGCCACCCACATCACCCGAGTGCTCCCACTTCTCTCATTCACCCGATCAACCGGCTTCGCCCAGGCCGCCGTGAATCCGACGAGCGGCCGTGCGATCACGCGCTCGCGAGGGCGACGCGGTTGCGGCCGGCGTGCTTGGCGTGGTACAGCGAGTCGTCCGCGCGGCGGGAGACCTCGCCGAAGCTGCCTTCGGCCGGCGCGCGCTCGGCGACGCCCACGCTCACGGTGACGCGCAGCGCCGGGGCCACGTCGCTCCAGTCCAGGCGCTCCACGGCCGTCCGCAGCCGCTCCGCCACGTCGAGCGCGATGGCGGCCGTGGTGGCCGGCAGCACGACGACGAACTCCTCGCCGCCCGTCCGCCCGATGCTGTCGCCCTCGCGCAGGGAGGCACGGCACGTCTGCGCTACGCGGCGGAGCACGGCGTCGCCCGCGTCGTGACCGTAGGTGTCGTTGATGCGCTTGAAGTGGTCCACGTCCAGCGCCAGCACGCTCAGCGGCGCGTCGTCGCGGCGGGCCGCGTCCAGCCCCTCGTCCGCCAGCGCCAGCAGGTGCCGGCGGTTGGGAAGGCGCGTCAGCTCGTCTGTGAGCGCCATGGCCCGCATTCGCCGCTCGCCGGCCACGTGCTTGACGACCAGCGCCGCCAGCACGGCCACCATCGCCAGCACCAGCGCGATGACCGTGGCCTGGAGGCGGGCCGCGCGCGCGGCAGCGGCCAGTGCCTGGCCGCGCAGCCCGTTCTCGCGCAGCAGCGCACGGTTCTCCGCATCCTTCTTGCGCGTGTCGAACTGCACGCTCAGCCGCGACGTCTGCTCGGCCTTGAGCCGCTCGGCCAGCTCGCGCTGCAGG is a genomic window containing:
- a CDS encoding sodium:solute symporter; protein product: MGSFAAFDVALLVAYMAGVTLFGTWLGRRQKDARDYFLADRSIPWWAVCFSVIATETSVLTFISVPATAYTSDLWMVQLAFGYLIGRIAVAAILLPGYFRGELDTAYALLERRFGPLTRRFASLIFLVTRSLGSSVRLFASAIPLKLVTGLPYWQAIVLTGVVTLVYTYFGGLRAVVWVDVVQMVVFLGGAVAAVVALLGLLPHGWHDVVSAAETTHKLRIVHWSGGFADPKWIATGVVGGAFLSMASHGVDHVIVQRLLAARSLGDARKALVASGVAVLAMFSLFLFAGAGLFAFYHGRAFATPDEIFPRFIVEGLPAGIGGLVIAGIFSVAMSSEAGALNSLASALTHDLYVPLTGRDEPEHVMRVGRRFTLLAGAVLIGGAILFQLAAKDTPIVVVALQIASFTYGGLLGGFLLGIASRRADGRDAVTGMAIAIAAMALLWAAQQFGAMPKLVDTLWFSLVGSAVTVAAGTLSSRLRARAAR
- a CDS encoding alpha/beta hydrolase, whose amino-acid sequence is MKRLLGLALLFSAAPIRAQMAPPAELRSIAYTAADTVNARLDVYRSSAASPAPVLVYFHGGSWTTGARPKAASSFRGFLELGFSVVSVDYRLSDVARAPAAVQDARCAMAWVKVNAARFGFDPERIVAYGTSAGGQLALMTAMLPARNDVDLPQCLDVPHIAAVLDYYGPADVPGFAAKSEKTRVWLGDGAAGEEMGRRLSPLRYVRPGLPPVLIVHGDADPTVPYAQSQQLHAALTAAGVPNRLHTVPGGLHGRFTDDAVRDIIADVGAFLAEQKILPANSSTANR
- a CDS encoding GGDEF domain-containing protein, encoding AAALAYYRRALEVETRLKDADGAADTRRSIGVVLAKQGKAADALPWLEQAVAYFGHAGDAERLAQARLSRGVALRQLGRWSDALADLDAARARFQAPHNARFLEKIEGERALAFAGAVDWRRAFDARTAQMDLQRELAERLKAEQTSRLSVQFDTRKKDAENRALLRENGLRGQALAAAARAARLQATVIALVLAMVAVLAALVVKHVAGERRMRAMALTDELTRLPNRRHLLALADEGLDAARRDDAPLSVLALDVDHFKRINDTYGHDAGDAVLRRVAQTCRASLREGDSIGRTGGEEFVVVLPATTAAIALDVAERLRTAVERLDWSDVAPALRVTVSVGVAERAPAEGSFGEVSRRADDSLYHAKHAGRNRVALASA